The Pseudomonas azadiae genome contains a region encoding:
- a CDS encoding polyprenyl synthetase family protein — protein sequence MIDAYQASSQARVNAALEPLFVAPSPEMERLYAAMRYSVMNGGKRVRPLLAYAACEALGGPAEEANGAACAVELIHAYSLVHDDLPAMDDDDLRRGQPTTHKAFDEAYAILAGDGLQSLAFSALLDPRLSSVNAEIRLRMVTALALAAGPAGMVGGQAIDMGSVSLKLDQQALEHMHRHKTGALIEAAVHLGALASGRAEAAQLAALQTYSRAIGLAFQVQDDILDVESDTATLGKRQGADIARDKPTYPALLGLAAAKAYAIELRDQALNALRPFDAEAAPLRDLARYIVERRH from the coding sequence ATGATCGACGCGTATCAAGCCAGCAGCCAAGCCCGGGTGAATGCGGCGCTGGAACCCTTGTTTGTTGCGCCAAGCCCGGAAATGGAGCGCCTCTATGCCGCCATGCGCTACAGCGTGATGAACGGCGGCAAGCGTGTGCGCCCGTTGCTGGCGTATGCGGCGTGTGAAGCGCTGGGTGGGCCAGCCGAAGAGGCGAATGGTGCGGCGTGCGCGGTAGAACTGATTCACGCCTATTCGCTGGTACACGACGACTTGCCGGCAATGGACGACGACGATCTGCGTCGTGGCCAACCGACCACCCACAAAGCTTTTGATGAAGCCTACGCGATCCTGGCCGGTGATGGCCTGCAGAGCCTGGCGTTCAGCGCATTGCTGGACCCGCGCTTGAGCAGCGTCAACGCCGAGATCCGCTTGCGCATGGTCACCGCCCTGGCATTGGCCGCCGGCCCGGCCGGCATGGTCGGCGGGCAAGCCATCGACATGGGTTCGGTCAGCCTCAAGCTGGATCAACAGGCCCTGGAACACATGCACCGTCACAAGACCGGCGCCCTGATCGAAGCCGCCGTGCACTTGGGCGCCTTGGCCAGTGGCCGTGCCGAAGCGGCGCAATTGGCGGCGTTGCAGACCTATTCCCGGGCCATCGGCCTGGCGTTCCAGGTGCAGGACGACATTCTCGACGTAGAAAGTGACACCGCGACCCTGGGCAAACGCCAAGGCGCCGATATTGCACGGGACAAACCGACTTATCCTGCGTTGCTCGGGCTTGCCGCGGCCAAGGCGTATGCCATTGAACTGCGTGACCAGGCCCTGAACGCCCTGCGACCTTTCGACGCGGAAGCCGCGCCATTGCGAGACCTGGCGCGGTATATCGTCGAACGCCGGCACTGA
- a CDS encoding exodeoxyribonuclease VII small subunit, whose amino-acid sequence MARKKVALDFEQSLADLQTLVERLENGELSLEDSLTAFEQGIGLTRDCQSALAQAEQKVQVLLERDGELAEEPFDAEQPE is encoded by the coding sequence ATGGCCCGCAAAAAAGTTGCACTCGATTTCGAACAATCCCTCGCCGACCTGCAAACCTTGGTCGAGCGTCTGGAGAACGGCGAGTTGTCGCTGGAAGACTCGTTGACCGCGTTTGAGCAAGGCATCGGCCTGACCCGTGACTGCCAGAGCGCGCTCGCACAGGCGGAGCAGAAGGTGCAGGTGTTGCTGGAACGTGATGGGGAGTTGGCCGAAGAACCTTTCGATGCGGAACAACCCGAATGA
- a CDS encoding RHS repeat-associated core domain-containing protein has translation MTHAAHIALIEFELNGFHQSLEVYRQQMSAWYSRALESVSHGLDMPSLLGMDRVLRAGDSLRSVSISDSEFATVAQCPVGGELKIESLFESVYDVPIGNIPVEVIGLDDGSSTLIMLDDQGKGSHYCAAGGRYQVRVQGAVSEEQVGALFATYNGLTSDLEQWLRKQWAGFKPHWEQSTASAIGSGVLAGSWAAIRDVWDSIKLVQAILEDPLKFVEQLGHQAAQLAQISIDTPKVMEQAMLLASDEAALFLMVRTAMIWLDALPPSEIAEVAAGFVVSLLIDLVIGAVLTIALPAAGVAYLSLRLVKYGARILEAAVGFVKGLLGILTQFMQTVDRYKAVAVRGVAGGLKQGRMQMRWKARQNATLKQTEHVDDVPAVAKNPAGDAATSADKTATNGCPVSMVTGEELLTLTDGALDGILPFEWTRLYRTSAVEVDVGLGFGWSHSLSHRLSVSGDSVVWVDHENRSTALPLPTVSRPAITNSLAEAAIYLGALPDELVLAQASRFYHFRDGVLTAISDAYDNRLRIFRNYLGQIERLDNGVGRSLFLRYASGRIVAVDYQIERAVDDGPFVWVTEQNVVSYAYDDLGRLVSATNAVGESEVYRYDEQHVILERGLAGGASFYWEWERSGKAARCVRHWASFSQMDTRYVWDDNGSVTVFNADGSQEVYVHDDRARLVQRIDPDGAQHFKSYDDKGRLTVEQDPLGAITAYQYDEAGRLVALFPGDDEPTTYEHDNGFVRVVRRGEAVWKYERNERGDITRRSDPDGNATDYSYNRYGQLVGVWYPDHSCHRLIWNARGQLLEEQLPNGGLKRYRYDDLGRQVAREDEHGALTQYQWDAAGRLLKLTQPGGATREYSYNAYGKITSERDELGHVTRYEYADGLHLISRRINADGTQVNYRYDNARLLLTEIGNEAGETYRLQYHNNGLIQQETGFDGQRTAYVYDLNGNLQEKTEHGDDGSQLITHYERDHAGRLVRKTLPDGNIIDYAYDRQGNLLSVDDGHWFLAYEYDPQNRLTAEHQGWGTLRYGYDACGQLQKLRLPDNNRLTFNHDKGGHLATVELNGEVLTSHLFKSGQEHQRQQGQLISRYHYDDQQRLHTHAVTQQNNYFYQRHYDYDKSGNLTRLNDTRKGEHRYHYDPLNRLTRADHSQGEQERFAHDPAGNLLMQDRPGPDIVAGNRLMIQGDRHYDYDAFGNLNRERRGKGHQLVTEYRYDCQHRLIGITQPNGKTANYRYDPFGRRISKTVKNITTEFFWQGDKLIAEHHADRHRSYLYEPDSFRPLALLEGFGPKETNPYHYQLDHLGTPQELTAPDGEIVWSAHYRAYGEISRLDIGKINNPLRFQGQYFDQESGLHYNRHRYYNPDIGRYLTPDPVKLAGGINSYQYVPNPTGWVDPLGLNSCPGGDGCKPEAIAKDPAKSPQVNEGEAELPKTGGAQRAAKYSSNWKTASLDENVVKFASANPIVTTTDKGKKIYKNPTNGIEIVEDLNGAYFRIYDPSLPGKRRYLSLEGIVPNNKISHSGKQIGRTKSEYNEATHFNKGDYKK, from the coding sequence ATGACCCACGCTGCCCACATTGCCCTTATCGAATTTGAGCTCAATGGCTTCCATCAGAGCCTGGAGGTTTATCGCCAGCAGATGAGCGCCTGGTATTCCCGTGCGCTGGAGTCGGTGAGTCATGGGTTGGATATGCCGTCGTTGCTGGGGATGGACCGGGTGTTGCGGGCGGGGGATTCGCTACGCTCCGTGAGTATTTCCGACTCTGAATTTGCCACCGTGGCCCAGTGTCCCGTGGGCGGTGAGCTGAAGATCGAGAGTCTGTTCGAGTCGGTGTATGACGTGCCGATCGGCAATATCCCGGTTGAGGTGATCGGGCTGGATGACGGCAGTTCCACCCTGATCATGCTGGATGATCAGGGCAAAGGCTCGCACTACTGCGCCGCGGGCGGACGCTATCAGGTGCGGGTGCAGGGTGCAGTTTCCGAGGAACAGGTGGGTGCGCTGTTCGCCACCTACAACGGGCTGACTTCAGATCTTGAGCAGTGGCTGCGCAAGCAATGGGCAGGTTTCAAACCGCATTGGGAGCAGTCCACCGCCAGCGCGATTGGCAGCGGCGTGTTGGCGGGCAGTTGGGCCGCGATCCGCGATGTGTGGGACAGCATCAAGCTGGTGCAGGCGATTCTTGAAGACCCGCTGAAATTCGTCGAGCAGTTGGGTCATCAGGCCGCCCAACTGGCGCAGATCTCTATTGATACGCCCAAGGTCATGGAACAGGCGATGTTGCTGGCCAGTGACGAAGCGGCGCTGTTCCTGATGGTGCGCACGGCGATGATTTGGTTGGACGCATTGCCGCCCAGTGAGATCGCCGAGGTGGCCGCCGGGTTTGTGGTGTCGTTGCTGATTGACCTGGTGATTGGCGCGGTGCTGACCATCGCGTTACCGGCGGCGGGCGTAGCGTATTTGAGTTTGCGGCTGGTCAAGTATGGCGCGCGGATTCTTGAGGCTGCGGTGGGCTTTGTTAAGGGGCTTTTAGGGATTCTGACGCAGTTCATGCAGACAGTGGATCGCTACAAGGCGGTGGCGGTTCGCGGGGTGGCTGGCGGGCTGAAGCAAGGCAGGATGCAGATGCGCTGGAAGGCGCGGCAGAACGCGACTTTGAAGCAGACAGAGCATGTCGATGATGTGCCTGCGGTGGCGAAGAACCCGGCGGGAGATGCGGCCACTTCTGCGGATAAAACCGCCACCAACGGTTGCCCCGTGTCGATGGTCACTGGCGAGGAACTGCTGACGCTGACCGATGGTGCCCTGGACGGGATTCTGCCGTTCGAGTGGACCCGGTTGTACCGCACCAGTGCGGTGGAGGTGGATGTTGGATTGGGGTTTGGCTGGAGCCACTCTTTATCGCATCGGCTGAGTGTTTCTGGTGATTCGGTGGTGTGGGTCGATCATGAGAATCGGTCGACTGCCCTGCCCTTGCCCACGGTTTCTCGACCAGCCATTACCAATAGCCTGGCTGAAGCGGCGATTTATCTGGGTGCTTTGCCGGATGAGTTGGTGCTGGCCCAGGCGTCGCGTTTCTATCACTTTCGCGACGGTGTGCTGACCGCGATCAGCGATGCGTACGACAACCGGCTACGTATTTTCCGTAATTATCTTGGACAGATTGAGCGGCTCGATAACGGTGTCGGGCGCTCGCTGTTTCTGCGCTACGCATCGGGCCGCATCGTGGCGGTGGATTACCAGATTGAGCGGGCAGTGGACGACGGCCCGTTTGTCTGGGTGACGGAGCAGAACGTTGTTTCCTACGCCTATGACGACCTTGGACGGTTGGTTTCGGCGACCAATGCCGTAGGCGAAAGCGAGGTTTATCGGTACGACGAACAGCACGTCATTCTTGAGCGTGGGCTGGCCGGTGGGGCGAGTTTTTACTGGGAGTGGGAAAGGTCTGGCAAGGCGGCGCGATGTGTCCGGCATTGGGCCAGCTTTTCGCAGATGGACACGCGGTATGTCTGGGATGACAACGGCAGTGTCACAGTTTTTAACGCCGACGGCAGCCAGGAAGTCTATGTGCACGATGATCGTGCGCGGCTGGTGCAACGCATCGACCCGGATGGCGCTCAACACTTCAAATCCTACGACGACAAAGGTCGGCTGACGGTTGAGCAGGATCCGCTCGGGGCAATCACGGCATATCAATACGACGAAGCGGGCCGCTTGGTGGCGTTGTTTCCGGGGGACGATGAGCCGACAACCTACGAGCATGACAACGGTTTCGTACGGGTGGTGCGGCGTGGCGAGGCGGTCTGGAAGTACGAGCGTAATGAGCGAGGCGACATTACGCGCAGGTCCGATCCCGACGGTAATGCTACGGACTACAGCTACAACAGATACGGCCAGCTGGTTGGGGTTTGGTATCCCGATCACAGCTGTCACCGGCTCATTTGGAACGCGCGCGGGCAGTTGCTTGAAGAACAGTTGCCGAATGGCGGCCTCAAGCGCTATCGCTATGACGATCTTGGACGGCAGGTTGCGCGCGAAGATGAACATGGCGCGCTGACGCAGTATCAATGGGATGCCGCAGGCCGTTTGCTGAAACTGACTCAACCCGGTGGTGCCACGCGGGAATACAGTTACAACGCTTACGGAAAAATCACCTCCGAACGCGACGAACTGGGCCACGTCACCCGCTACGAATACGCTGACGGCCTGCACCTGATCAGCCGCCGCATCAACGCCGATGGCACCCAGGTCAACTACCGCTACGACAACGCCCGGCTGCTGCTGACCGAGATCGGAAACGAAGCCGGCGAAACCTACCGACTCCAGTACCACAACAACGGCCTGATCCAGCAGGAAACCGGCTTTGACGGCCAGCGCACCGCCTACGTCTACGACCTCAACGGCAATCTGCAGGAAAAAACCGAACACGGCGACGATGGCAGTCAGCTAATCACCCACTACGAGCGCGACCACGCCGGGCGCCTCGTACGAAAAACCCTGCCCGACGGCAATATCATCGATTACGCCTACGACCGCCAAGGCAATCTCCTCAGCGTCGACGACGGCCATTGGTTTTTAGCCTACGAATACGACCCACAAAACCGCCTCACCGCCGAACACCAAGGCTGGGGCACCTTGCGCTACGGCTACGACGCCTGCGGCCAGCTCCAAAAGCTGCGCCTGCCCGACAACAACCGCCTCACCTTCAACCACGACAAGGGCGGCCACCTCGCCACCGTAGAACTGAACGGTGAAGTGCTCACCTCACACCTGTTCAAATCCGGCCAGGAACACCAACGCCAACAAGGCCAATTGATCAGCCGCTACCACTACGACGATCAGCAGCGCCTCCACACCCACGCCGTCACCCAACAGAACAACTACTTCTACCAGCGCCACTACGACTACGACAAATCCGGCAACCTCACCCGCCTCAACGACACCCGCAAAGGCGAACACCGCTACCACTACGACCCACTGAACCGTCTCACCCGCGCCGACCATTCCCAAGGCGAACAGGAACGCTTCGCCCACGACCCGGCCGGCAACCTGCTCATGCAAGACCGCCCCGGCCCCGACATCGTCGCCGGCAACCGCCTGATGATCCAGGGCGACCGCCATTACGACTACGACGCCTTCGGCAACCTCAACCGCGAACGACGCGGCAAAGGCCACCAACTCGTCACCGAATACCGCTACGACTGCCAGCACCGCCTGATCGGCATCACCCAACCCAACGGAAAAACCGCCAACTACCGCTACGACCCGTTCGGCCGGCGTATCAGCAAGACCGTCAAAAACATCACCACCGAGTTCTTCTGGCAAGGCGACAAGCTGATCGCCGAACACCATGCGGACCGCCACCGCAGCTATCTCTACGAACCGGACAGTTTCCGGCCACTAGCCCTATTGGAAGGGTTTGGCCCCAAAGAAACCAATCCCTACCACTACCAACTCGACCACTTGGGCACGCCCCAGGAACTCACCGCCCCGGACGGCGAAATCGTGTGGTCCGCGCATTACCGTGCCTATGGCGAAATTAGCCGCCTAGACATAGGAAAAATCAACAATCCACTGCGCTTCCAAGGGCAGTACTTCGATCAGGAAAGCGGCCTGCACTACAACCGCCATCGCTACTACAATCCGGACATTGGTCGCTACCTGACGCCGGATCCGGTGAAGTTGGCGGGTGGGATCAATTCGTACCAGTACGTGCCCAACCCGACCGGGTGGGTGGATCCCCTAGGTTTGAACTCTTGCCCTGGCGGAGACGGGTGTAAACCAGAGGCGATTGCCAAGGATCCGGCCAAATCGCCACAAGTGAATGAAGGAGAAGCTGAACTACCAAAAACTGGAGGAGCTCAGCGAGCAGCAAAATATTCCTCAAACTGGAAAACAGCCAGCCTGGATGAAAACGTAGTCAAATTTGCCAGCGCTAACCCAATCGTGACGACGACAGATAAGGGCAAGAAGATATACAAAAACCCTACCAACGGCATTGAAATTGTAGAGGACCTCAATGGAGCCTACTTCAGGATCTATGATCCATCACTGCCAGGTAAACGACGCTATTTAAGTCTTGAAGGCATAGTCCCTAATAACAAAATATCTCATTCTGGAAAGCAAATAGGCAGAACGAAAAGCGAATACAATGAAGCTACCCATTTCAACAAAGGAGATTACAAAAAATGA